A window from Chitinophaga filiformis encodes these proteins:
- a CDS encoding cobalt-precorrin-5B (C(1))-methyltransferase — MSLRPVPEGPLRQGYTTGACATACTKAALLALITQTPVQEVEITLPRGEKVTFRISVCTYSADKATCTTVKDAGDDPDVTHGATVGCTVSFNDTQEVRFLRGEGVGLVTLPGLAISVGEPAINPVPRKMMTDVVHFLTHRYSLNKGVNIEVFVVDGAEIAKKTLNSRIGILGGISILGTTGIVRPFSSSAYIASITQGIDVALANNCREIVINSGGRSENLLRKRFHHLPEFAFIQYGNWIGETLAKIRAVPLRQVNMGIMLGKAAKLAQGELDTHSGKSSWDKQFIYTMARDCGYSEDQCRPILELNMARRLTELFPFDEAEPFFRELAARCYAVCAPLIPDVQLQLLLIDANDAILTF; from the coding sequence ATGAGCCTGCGGCCGGTTCCCGAAGGGCCCTTAAGACAAGGGTACACGACAGGGGCCTGCGCCACCGCCTGTACGAAGGCCGCTTTGCTGGCGCTTATTACACAGACGCCGGTGCAGGAGGTAGAGATCACACTGCCACGGGGAGAAAAAGTGACATTCCGGATCAGTGTATGCACATACAGCGCTGACAAGGCCACCTGCACCACCGTAAAAGATGCAGGCGACGATCCGGATGTGACACATGGAGCCACGGTCGGCTGCACCGTGTCTTTCAATGATACACAGGAAGTCAGGTTCCTTCGTGGGGAAGGCGTTGGGCTGGTCACCCTTCCCGGTCTGGCGATCAGTGTAGGAGAGCCGGCCATTAACCCGGTACCCCGGAAAATGATGACGGATGTTGTCCATTTCCTGACACACCGTTATTCGCTTAATAAGGGGGTAAATATCGAGGTTTTCGTGGTGGATGGAGCAGAGATAGCCAAAAAGACTTTAAACAGCCGTATTGGCATCTTAGGCGGCATTTCCATATTGGGCACTACCGGCATTGTGCGGCCCTTCAGTTCCTCCGCCTACATTGCCAGCATCACGCAGGGCATTGATGTGGCGCTGGCCAATAACTGCAGGGAGATCGTCATCAATTCCGGCGGCCGTTCGGAGAACCTGCTGCGGAAACGGTTTCACCATCTGCCGGAATTTGCTTTCATCCAGTATGGAAACTGGATCGGGGAAACGCTGGCGAAGATCCGCGCTGTGCCCCTGCGGCAGGTGAACATGGGCATCATGCTGGGGAAGGCTGCCAAACTTGCCCAGGGAGAACTGGATACACATAGCGGGAAGTCCAGCTGGGATAAACAGTTCATCTACACAATGGCAAGGGACTGTGGTTATAGTGAAGATCAATGCCGGCCTATCCTGGAGCTGAACATGGCCCGGCGACTCACAGAGCTGTTTCCCTTCGATGAAGCGGAACCATTCTTCCGGGAACTGGCAGCACGTTGTTATGCGGTCTGTGCACCACTGATACCGGACGTACAGCTGCAGCTTCTGCTGATCGACGCAAATGATGCTATTCTAACTTTTTAA
- a CDS encoding bifunctional adenosylcobinamide kinase/adenosylcobinamide-phosphate guanylyltransferase, with product MIHYISGGQRSGKTDYAIQQALLLSERPVYLATSRIWDEDHNARITLHKKNRDARWENIEEEKEISKLLLANKTVVLDCVTLWLTNFFVDNNYDADLALAAAKKEFDAFIQQDFNLIIISNEIGMGVHASTEGGRKFADLQGWMNQYIAQQADKATLIVSGLPLTLK from the coding sequence ATGATCCACTATATATCAGGAGGTCAACGGTCCGGCAAAACAGACTACGCGATACAACAGGCATTGCTCCTGTCGGAACGCCCTGTTTACCTTGCCACATCCCGCATCTGGGATGAAGATCACAATGCCCGCATCACATTACACAAAAAAAACCGGGATGCACGCTGGGAAAACATCGAGGAAGAAAAAGAGATCAGCAAACTACTACTGGCCAATAAAACGGTCGTGCTGGACTGTGTAACACTATGGCTCACCAATTTCTTCGTGGACAATAACTACGATGCAGACCTGGCGCTGGCGGCAGCGAAAAAGGAATTTGATGCTTTTATCCAACAGGATTTCAACCTGATCATCATTTCCAATGAAATAGGGATGGGTGTACATGCCTCCACGGAAGGAGGCCGGAAGTTTGCTGACCTGCAGGGATGGATGAATCAATACATCGCACAGCAGGCAGATAAAGCAACGCTGATCGTATCCGGGCTTCCCCTCACATTAAAATAA
- a CDS encoding vWA domain-containing protein, with protein MQLKTGGAEARKGMAMKVALHLQGARQKSASLSPRVDVLETVKYYLTHDETTIRYKRQQSKADMYVFFLVDSSGSMVKDRQIAYIKGLVAQTIDRYKSKRIKYAAVALSNGTAELLSAPTLHVQELVNTLAHLSSGGKTNMKAGFAMISQLFKRNMKEHASLYIFTDGKINAGNTDDPFGEAVLFYRQYLNGIKRTTVIDNESGFVKLELAEKLAVSIGAGYQHIRQNAPLPAITI; from the coding sequence GTGCAACTGAAAACAGGTGGTGCTGAGGCAAGGAAAGGGATGGCCATGAAAGTCGCGCTTCACCTCCAGGGCGCCAGACAAAAGAGCGCCTCATTATCGCCGCGGGTAGATGTACTGGAAACAGTGAAATACTACCTGACGCATGATGAAACAACCATCAGGTATAAACGTCAACAGTCCAAAGCAGATATGTATGTTTTCTTCCTGGTAGACTCCAGTGGCTCTATGGTGAAAGACAGGCAAATCGCCTATATCAAAGGTCTTGTTGCGCAAACAATTGACCGTTACAAATCAAAACGGATCAAATACGCAGCAGTAGCCTTGAGCAATGGAACTGCGGAGTTATTGTCAGCGCCTACCCTGCATGTGCAGGAACTGGTCAATACACTTGCACACCTCAGCTCAGGAGGCAAAACGAATATGAAAGCTGGATTTGCGATGATCAGTCAATTGTTTAAGCGCAATATGAAAGAACATGCCAGCCTGTACATATTCACCGATGGAAAGATCAATGCCGGCAACACGGATGATCCATTTGGAGAAGCGGTATTGTTTTACAGGCAATATTTAAATGGTATCAAACGAACCACCGTCATCGATAATGAAAGCGGTTTTGTCAAACTGGAACTGGCCGAAAAACTGGCAGTGTCCATCGGCGCCGGATATCAGCATATCCGGCAAAACGCACCATTACCGGCGATAACAATATAA
- a CDS encoding ATP-binding protein — protein MRSFPFTAIHAQEDFKLTLVLCMIDPGLGGVLALGDKGTGKTTTVRGLSHLMQRCITDFPFVNLPIGATEDRVLGSIKLDVLINEKRTEVQQGLLATANRGILYIDEVNLLNDYLMDVLLDAAASGGYHLERDTVSKWFESRFCLVGTMNPEEGELRPQLLDRFGLSVTVKTPMDRTDRMEIINRRLQFDADVPAFHEKYEAEEQQLARQIMYAREQVKQVAYSDSILAGIADACIQYKVEGLRADILLLKAARAYAAFYGKKEVATDDVHKVMPFVLSHRSKHYSSTQHSQQKRESQSPREEKEGESIRVRMS, from the coding sequence ATGAGATCATTTCCTTTTACAGCCATACATGCACAGGAAGACTTTAAACTGACGCTGGTACTCTGCATGATAGACCCTGGCCTGGGGGGCGTACTGGCCCTGGGCGACAAAGGCACGGGAAAGACCACTACCGTAAGAGGGCTTAGCCACCTGATGCAACGCTGCATTACAGACTTCCCCTTTGTCAACCTGCCCATCGGCGCTACTGAAGACAGGGTACTTGGTAGCATCAAACTGGATGTGCTCATTAATGAGAAAAGAACGGAAGTGCAGCAGGGCCTCCTGGCGACTGCCAATCGGGGCATTCTTTATATAGACGAAGTAAACCTGTTGAATGACTACCTGATGGACGTACTGCTGGACGCAGCTGCCAGCGGCGGCTATCACCTCGAACGGGATACCGTGTCCAAATGGTTTGAAAGCAGGTTCTGCCTGGTAGGCACCATGAATCCGGAGGAAGGTGAACTGCGCCCGCAATTGCTGGACAGGTTCGGCCTGAGTGTAACGGTAAAAACGCCTATGGACAGAACAGACCGTATGGAGATCATCAACCGCCGTTTACAGTTCGACGCAGATGTACCCGCCTTCCATGAAAAATACGAAGCGGAGGAACAACAACTTGCCCGACAGATCATGTATGCCAGGGAGCAGGTAAAACAAGTAGCCTATTCCGACAGCATACTGGCCGGCATCGCTGATGCCTGCATCCAATACAAGGTAGAAGGGCTCCGTGCAGATATTCTGCTACTGAAAGCAGCGCGGGCATATGCTGCATTCTACGGTAAAAAAGAAGTCGCCACAGACGATGTTCATAAGGTGATGCCTTTCGTATTGTCTCACCGGTCCAAACACTATTCCTCCACGCAACATTCTCAGCAGAAAAGGGAAAGCCAGTCCCCGCGGGAAGAAAAGGAGGGCGAGTCGATAAGGGTCAGGATGAGCTGA